In Primulina eburnea isolate SZY01 chromosome 3, ASM2296580v1, whole genome shotgun sequence, one DNA window encodes the following:
- the LOC140825750 gene encoding uncharacterized protein, translating to MEEEKKAEELKGGELLFCGTTAWDAIGRRRSLPEENLVSPTRLRPLMGVDIRFVFSGCVSCHCVALDIEGRCYTWGRNEKGQLGHGDKIQRDRPTIVSALSKHKVVKAGAGRSHTVVVTEDGLSFAFGLNKHGQLGSGSAKNEVESSPVRCTVSEVKAAVCGGEFTVWLTSIEGSSILTAGLPQYGQLGHGTDNEYNTKDSSVRLAYEAQPRPRAIASLAGETIVKVACGTNHTVAVDKSGYVYTWGFGGYGRLGHREQKDEWSPRRVDVFTRHNVLPADAIVSAGSVNSACTAGGGQLYMWGKLKNNGDDWMYPKPLMDLSGWHLRCMDSGSMHHFVGSDSSCISWGHAQSGELGYGPLGQKSSAAPKKVDLLEGMHVISVACGFAHSLVVVDRTNVADRLEKLEIHDGKATGEGLEDPNNKPEPTITEKLPDRSSVKTSQNSKKRKKGKDSSESEGENEENSDFDDSDDSDKEMNGKYSGRGRGKNSGKSTPRKKGRGSGRPSKLTAAQKSGGGKGTGKRGRPKKT from the exons ATGGAGGAGGAGAAGAAGGCGGAGGAGTTAAAGGGTGGGGAACTGCTGTTCTGTGGAACAACAGCCTGGGATGCCATTGGTCGGCGGAGAAGCTTGCCGGAGGAAAATTTGGTTTCTCCAACGAGGCTTAGGCCTCTTATGGGGGTAGACATTCGATTTGTCTTCTCTGGTTGCG TGTCTTGTCATTGCGTGGCGTTGGATATTGAAGGTCGCTGTTACACCTGGGGACGCAACGAG AAGGGACAGCTTGGGCATGGTGATAAGATTCAACGAGATAGACCAACAATTGTCTCCGCATTGTCCAA GCACAAAGTTGTCAAGGCAGGGGCTGGTAGGAGTCACACAGTAGTAGTGACTGAGGATGGTCTCTCTTTTGCTTTCGGCTTGAACAAGCACGGGCAGCTTGGTTCAGGTTCCGCAAAAAATG AGGTTGAATCTTCTCCAGTGCGTTGCACAGTTTCTGAAGTCAAAGCAGCTGTGTGTGGTGGTGAATTTACTGTCTGGCTAACATCAATCGAAGGATCTTCTATTCT AACTGCTGGTCTTCCTCAGTATGGACAGCTTGGGCATGGTACTGACAATGAG TATAATACCAAAGATAGTTCTGTGCGGCTTGCCTATGAAGCCCAACCTCGCCCTAGGGCAATAGCGTCTCTTGCTGGAGAAACTATAGTCAAAGTTGCTTGTGGAACTAATCATACTG TGGCAGTCGATAAGAGTGGTTATGTTTACAC GTGGGGCTTTGGTGGTTACGGAAG GCTTGGACATAGAGAACAGAAGGACGAATGGTCTCCACGGCGAGTTGATGTTTTCACAAGGCATAATGTTTTACCTGCTGATGCAATTGTTTCTGCGGGTTCTGTCAATTCTGCATGTACAGCTG GAGGTGGGCAGCTTTACATGTGGGGGAAATTGAAGAACAATGGAGATGACTGGATGTACCCTAAGCCTTTGATGGATTTAAG TGGTTGGCATCTACGCTGTATGGATTCAGGCTCTATGCATCATTTTGTTGGTTCTGATTCTTCATGTATAAGCTGGGGCCATGCACAATCTGGCGAACTGGGATACGGACCTCTTGGACAAAA ATCTTCTGCAGCGCCTAAAAAGGTGGACTTGCTAGAGGGCATGCATGTTATCAG TGTTGCCTGTGGATTTGCCCATTCATTGGTGGTTGTTGATAGAACCAATGTTGCTGATCGTCTTGAGAAG CTTGAAATCCATGATGGCAAAGCTACTGGTGAAG GCCTTGAAGATCCCAATAATAAACCTGAACCCACAATAACAGAAAAACTTCCTGATAGAAGTTCTGTGAAAACCTCTCAGAACTCGAAAAAGCGAAAGAAAGGGAAAGATTCTTCAGAATCTGAGGGTGAGAACGAGGAGAATAGTGATTTTGATGACAGTGACGACAGCGACAAAGAAATGAACGGAAAGTACTCCGGTAGAGGACGAGGCAAAAATTCTGGTAAATCTACTCCAAGGAAGAAAGGTCGGGGTTCTGGGCGTCCATCAAAATTGACAGCTGCTCAGAAATCTGGTGGAGGAAAAGGAACTGGGAAGAGGGGAAGACCTAAAAAGACCTGA